AATGTTCTGCTTTACATAGAATATACTCTAAAAGCTAGGAAGATAAACACACCTCCCATTAGTAGTATCTTTGCCGCATTCGTCAGGTGCAGAGTCTTATATATCTCGCCCGTTGGCCTGACCATCTCCTCCACTCTTAGAGCATTTTAACCGTTAAATCACCCTGCTGTGCATCAACTCAAAACTTCAGGTGACTTAATAACGACTCTACATAGTTCATCACCTCGTAGTTTTACTATTCCAATCTTCAgacatctttttttcctttgggcaGTGatgctttgtttcttttttaaggttATACAGGGATTACTACGATGCATATTCCTAGTGAAAAAGCCATTCATATGTTGTTTtgaattatttggtgacaacGTGAATGTACAGAATTTAGGAATGATTATTTAGCACAGCTGTCTTCGATCGGCCAAGACTTGGTAATAATTATGTTTTCCTATTCAAGAAAACTTATCGTCGATGCTCAACTAGAAGATTCAACAAAACAAGCTCCTCGCTTTAAGCTTAAAGCGTTTAAGTGAATGTATTAATCTTGCGCAATCCTCCATCCTGCAACTGGGTTTCTGTGTGTTTTAAGTCTTCTCTTCCCTGTTCATCATCTGTGCGAACTGTGATGTGTGACTCTTCTATCATATCTATGGTATTGATCAAAACTTGTAGGGGGCAATATAAACTGAAGAGAAACGTGCACTCGTGCACTCGTGTCTACACCTTCTGTTAATTTCTTTATCACTGGTCATCTCTGTCTAATATGAGCAAACCTATATCAAGAGTGTGGCCAACAAAAATCAAGCTCAACATAACTAAAAATGTTCAAACCACAAAATAAGACTTCTGACGTACCATGTCAAAGAGACGGTAGCACAGTTTTACAGTTAAACATGCATGCTCGGTGGCTCggcccatttttcattttaaacaGCCTTCAGTGGGGAGGAATTTGCTGATTGACTTTCATCCTCTGATGCAATTTGGGAGGTATGAAAACAACTTCGCATGCACCCTTAGCAGTAGGATTGGACTCCAACAGCATGCAATGCAAAAGCAGCAAGATTTTGCCACCATGTGATAGAAAGTTTTCACAAGCTCCTCCACCTTGCACCAGAATTCACTAACTTGACATAAGCATTCTCAAAATCtttgaagaacaaattctgatcatttgcatatttctcAATCCATctgtatatataaaatatataggTATCATGATCgagcaaataaaagaaacaaatatcACATTAAACAGAACATTCTCATGCAAAATATCCATAGTAAATCAGGTGATACTAATTACTTCAGACTGGCTACTTATGTTTGTTGTGTCGGCACATTTCCATTCTACATTGCTTTCTCAGAAGCATAAACAGGCCATGATAATATAGCACCTCCCATATTTATGGAATGTGGATTTAACTGGATCATTAAGACAAAAGCCAACTTTTATCCAGAatcatgagaaaaagaaaatcaaaagtgGCAATAATGGTGCATCCCTGAAAGTTGACAAGTGCCAGTGACAgcgatatatatatatctcaccATAATAGTCTATGGCCAGAAAGATATGGCTAAACTGTTCCCATCTTCCTagtaaaaaggaaatagtaGGGATATCAAATCAGTAACCTTAAGCATTCATTGTCCTCAACAAGTGCACGATCAGAAGGAAGTCCAATCATACTTGGCATACCAGCTGCattgagaaaaaggaaattaagcAAGGGATAATTAAGAGCAAAGCTTAAGTGAGAACTATTACCGATGAGAAAAACTCAGGTCGCTTTTGCAACAGAAAAAGTGAGAATAACCTTTTCCCAGTACAGACTAAATAAATTTCCACTGGATCAGAGCTAACTATTGAAACAATACCACAATTATGACTCCATAGTATCAGATATAGAATCTTTTCCTGGGTTAGAAAGCTGATGGCAGGACTAATTTCATGCCAAATAATGCTTTACCTACAACAAACTAGAACCAGTAGGCCAACGTAACTACGTCCGGCAAAAAGTCTAACAGAAGAACATGAGAACCATCAATGTTTTTTCGCTACCTGAAGACATCCAGGGTTTCTCTAGAAGAACCTTGTAGTATGAATTGTCAAAAACAACCGGATTCCCAAAACCTTTACTGCCGAGGGTATGGGCTCCAGATAATGCAACAAGTTCCTGTGTCCTGAGAGGATGAGGACAACATCAATATGTTCCTTTTGCTGAGAGAAGAAACTACAGAATAGTGTAAGAAACTGAAAGGACAGATTTCtatagcaaaaaaaaatcaaacagagTCCATAGCAGGAACAATCAAACATGTTCTTAGTCTGTTTTGAAAGCTTCATTTTTGTAATCATGCAGCTAATACTGTCAGAATAATAACTCATAGAGGGggcataatttttttggaatggaggggaaaaacaaagaaggaatGCTTATTGCCACAGAAGGAAGCATagtttgtctttgttttttggggttgttttgtgtgtgtgtgtgtgtggggggGGGGGGGCAGCAGAGGTGGGGGGATGATTTTCTCTGAATCTATCATCCtgaaattgcaaaacataaTGTATCACAGTTGACTAAACAACCAATTCTATGTTGACCGGTGAAATATCTATTAAACAGTTTAACCATCAGCAGTAAGATGCATAACAATATGCAGCAGTCAATAAACAATACTTCATTTAATTTGCAAGCATCATTCAACATGTACATGGGATAGCAACTCACGATAAGCCCTTCCTCTGAAAACACTGCTTTAAACCCAAAGCATCAAGAGTTTCTTCGGGAAGTCTTCCTTCAGGATCAGGCTTCcttcaataaagaaatgaaacCAAACCAATATTAGCTTGGGACTATGCACAAAGATGGAGACATGCAAAGAATCTTGCAATACTGACAATACTAAATGAGTGAAATAATGTTTTGTCTGCCATCAACACATCTTCAGAACAGTAgtaattgaattggaaatagCTTCTTACATTGAGTCAAGTCTGCCCAGAACAACTGGAATAGTTGGACCTCCACAAACAGAAACTGCTTCAGCTCCAGCCACAGCTATCATGTCTGCCCAGGATACTGAGAGAGGAAAGTTCCATCTATATCACCACAATCATACCATCAGCATATAGAATATAACACTCAAAAAAATCACCTGGTCTCTTTGCATCCACCTCACCCTTTGCTTTCTCTAGTAtctaaacaacaacacaatgaCTGACGAGTTAGCCTGAAGATGAACCGGAGTTGACTGTTCTAGACATAAGATACAGGAACTTCTAGCAGTCCAGAAATGCATGAGGGAGTACACCAGTTGAAATGAAATGTTGCATCTCCAGAATGGATGCTAAGCTTGAGGAtgtaataaaagaaaacataccTTCACAGGCTTTTTTAGCCCAGCATTTTCAGGCCTTTCAAGTTCATAAACTATGGAACCATTCATACCACCTGGATATTGACACAAAAACATATTAGAATTACAATATGAGGATTGAAATCCATACTCAGACAAAAAAGCACGACGCAGAAAATTTTCAACTCAAAAGAAGTATGTGCATGCATTAAAAGAATCGGACATGACCATTAGTTCACAAATACAGGTAGTATGAATGATACTGCTCTCCATGATTGATCATTCATTTATAAAGGTCCATTAGAGTCTGTAGTTGCTTTAACAGTCATAGAATTACTTGCCCTTGTTCATTTAGTAAACCAccatgacaaaaaaaagttatgcCCATTTACAAGGATTATCTAACTTTTTTGGCAAATGAGAGCTATATCCCCCTAATTCAGATGAAATCAATATATGCATCATCTTAGCTTCAGCTCAAAAGTTCAATTATGGGGAAAAGAGGATAAAACAATTTGGATCGATTAGTAGGCATTCAAAACTTGTAGCCAGAGATATGGAGCACAGTTACTGATGTCGAGTATCATTATTTGTAGAACTTTAACTTTCTGTCCATGTAAAATACCTGAGTTTTCACCCATTTCAAAGGTTCCAGCATCATGAAATACCAAACGAAGCACACCAGCAGCCTTCACCTTGGAAACTACCTTTCTGACCTCTTCCTTTATCATCGTGTattcatcattatctaatcttTGATATACGAACATGAAAAACCAACAGTCATGGACATATCCAAATGCCCCAAGTCAACACAAATACAGATGCAGCCCCAAGGTCACGATAAACAAAATATCAAACTCACAGCCCTATCCAATTAGTACTTCCGAATCGCAATTTCGACCCATCAAACCATCACCCAAAATGGTTTTTCCCCAGCTGAATGCGGTGTCCATAACATCAATGTTGAGAAACAAGACACTTCACAGTTACAGCTTACAGATACTAAAATCCAGGAAGTCAGTGAATGAGCAAGCCGGAAACACAAACTAAAATCTCATAATCCGAAGGACCACACCTGGACCTCCTACTTTAAACGGCAAGTAAGTCCTTTAAAGGAAGCAAAAAGCGTCATTTCGGCGGGACAACTCCGTAGCATGCACACATACACACAAACTGATCACCGGAAGAAGCAGCTGCAAAACCCATAATCCGACCACCGACGAAAACGCATAGCGTTCTTTCGCTCCGCAGGCTCAACTCCAAAGCTCAAAAGCATCTCAATCTCCCTCGAAATTCCCGTTTCATTCGTTCCAACCAATAAAGACATGGACTTTCGTCAAGCAAAGAGCGTCGAGCTTActcggcggcgtcggcgacGATTCCCTCCGTGTAACCGCGCAGCTGAAGGAGAAACGGCAATGTGGCCGCCAGGCCCGCCACGGCTATgagcttcctcctcctcctcgagaCGCGGTCTCCAGCTGCGAGCTCCGAAAGATCGCGATCGACCGGATTCGCGAAACATCGACCGCGCACGGGGGCGTGGTCACCGGAAGAAGCGGCGCCGGGGGTCGAGCTTGAGGGAGAGGCGATGGCTCCGGCGCGAGAGGCGATGGGGGAGGGAGAAGACCGTTGGGAATTGGCGGGGAATTCGAATTTCGTCCTGCGAGAAGAGGGATGGGAggaaagggaggaggaggaggagcagcaggTGAGTGGGGAGAGGTGGGTCGTCGACGGCGACGGTGAAGCCATCGTCGCCGGCGCCGGAGGAGGAAGCTGCAGAGAGGTGGGCTTGCGCGAGGAAGAGAATCTGGATTGGTGCGAGCGTGGAGCTAGACCGTTGATTTATCTTACAATCTCTTGTTCCTCTTTTTCCTACgtagaaccaaaaaaaaaaaaaaaaattccattgtttcgcaaaaaacaaataatttctcaaattgattGCTTGTGTTAGTTGAAATACTTAATCAACAAGTAATATTATCATtgtcgacaataatttatatacattgaaattattttttgtttgttcatttttatatgcAATCAATcaactatttttagaaaaaaaaaagctcattttatttcgtagaaaatgaatgatttggtaAAATCAATTACTTGTATCGGTTGAAATATATGGTCAGTGAGAAATGTTTTCCTAATCTCGATAATTTCcgagacaatgaaaatattttttaattgttttttttgcATGTGATAGAATCGATTATTTTCTGCTATAATAGAAGAAGCTTCTTCTTTTGCCTTTCACTGTTGTTTAAAGATTATGTTATCGTGAGACATGTACATGGATTTTGTCATTTAATCCACATTATTCTGTTGTAGCCAGGTGCTACCTTAGTTTCTTGGCTTGGTTTACAAGAGGATTTTCCTCCCTATAGGGATCTCCTTCGCCTGTTCGGTAACTCGGTGGGCcgtgaaaatgcatttttattttaatgtacCCATACCCACATGCCTTATGCTCCCAATTggtacaatttttctttttctgagccTCATACCTGgttctattttttaattgttttacgTTTGAAGGATGTTGAGATCCGCTAGAGATCTCAAACGTAGCAATTTAAGAATCTACTAAGGTAAGGTCCAGAGTGTTCAATATGCAAATCACTGAAATTGTGATgatttttattcaataaaaatatttggaaaatatacAAGGTGCCCTAGAACTCAAGGAACCTAATATGTTTCAAATTTTAGGGTgatttcaaaagtatatatggTAGATTTCAAGTGCAAAATGTATGGAATCGATATTTATAGGATAGGTTTCGGATAGGACGAGTATGCCACCGTCACAGGACCCACACACCTTTGTTAATATTAGGTAACTAAATAAGAAAgaccaaaaaagcaaaagattgGAACAAAAATGCTGACTATTCTGCTGTCAGATTCAAAGGTATTACAGTTCTTTTCACATGGTTTTGTACTTTCTCTTGTTTTCTAGTCCAGGTGGTCCgtcattgattttctttcttgcccTTCTGCCaaagccattttctttttaagatgaTAAAATCAGATTGCTGTGATGTTAGCAGGAGCGACTTTATTATGGTTTGAAAAGCTTGCTCAGAAAGAACATCCGCTGTAGAATCTTTTCAAGCTAGGCACCCTTCTCCCAAAACGGCTCAAGTCTACTTCATTTCAATAGCATTCCCATCTGATCTCACCTTTCTCCCTATATACATGCTGCAAAAGCACAAAAGTTGAAGACCAAAAGCTTCTTCTGTATTAACTCTAGCAACTAGCATTACAAAAGTTTGGAGGGATCAAAATGATATACATGGAAAGAACCTAACAAGATAGGAATGGACAAACACCATCTACAGCTGTTATCTGGGGCCTGAGAGCCGAACGGCGGAGAGATGGGTGTCGCTGTTGCAGTCCGATGGCCCCGAAGAAGTCCCCTCCTCGCTGATCGATTTGAACATGTTCGAGAAGAGGCGAGTACCCAGAGGAGATGTCATCGGCGGCATCGGGACAGTGCAAAGGCCTTCGAGCATCTGAACAACCTTGGTCATCGACGGCCTGGAGTACATGTCTTCCTGTATGCACCACAGGGCCGCTTTGATCGCGACGGAGACACGGTCGTCTTTGTCCTCGAAGTTGATGTTCGAATCAACGATGTCTTTCAGTTTCCCTTCTTCCATCATCTTGAATGCATATGACGGGAAGTGAGATTTCTCCGAGGTTTCCGAAGGATCGTAGTTCTTTCTCCCGCCAATGATCTCGAGCAACAGCATTCCGTAGCTGTAAACATCGCTCTTTTCTGATATTGCGTAGTTCGTTATCCACTCCGGTGCGAGATAGCCTCTCGTGCCTCTCATGGTAGTGAAGACATGGCTCTGCTCTCGGGTCATCAGTTTGGCCAATCCAAAGTCCGAGACTTTGGCCTGGAAACTGTCATCGAGGAGCACATTTTCGGGTTTTATATCGCAGTGAATAATCTTCACATCGCAATCCTCGTGCAAGTAAGCCAATCCTTTCGCCGTCCCCAAAGCAATGTTGAACCTCGTTTCCCAGTCGAGCAGGTCGTCCTTGTTcttcttgaaaatccatttatCCAAAGACCCGTTGGCCATGAACTCGTAAACCAGAAGTCGGTGCGAACCTTCGGCGCAGAAGCCTTTTAGCCTGACCAGGTGGTGATGGTGTATGCTTCCGATGATGGAGACTTCTGCTCTGAactctttctttccttggcCAATGCCTTCCAATTTCTTCACAGCCAACCTCGTTCCGTCCGGGAGGACTCCTTGGTACACGGAGCCGAAACCACCTTGCCCGAGCTTCCTTGTGAAGTTGTCAGTCGCCGTCTGAAGATCCCTGTAACTGAAACGGATTGGCATCCCGGCTAAATTCTCCAGGAAGTTGTCCTCTTCTGACGTCACTTGAGGCGATTCCGGAAACTGTTTCCTCAACACAAACCATCTGAATCCTCCGTAAACTAAACCAAAAATCAGGAGCACTGTCGTGATGGAAATGACAACAGCAAGAATCACACGCTTCTTGTTGCTCCCGCTCCCTCCCGGAGTTGCACCAGCCCCTCCATTGCTCGATACCTTAATCATGGCGGTGAATCCGGAACTGCTCCCGGAGGCTATGAAAGCTCCAACATCATTAAACATGTAGCAATTTCCGGTGCTATTTTGGAAGAACATTGCAAGGCACGAGCAGTTGGCAAGGCAAGAGGTCTTGCAACCATTTAGATCAGCTTTCAGCGAGGGCGAAATGTAACTGATAGCGAAGTAGCTAATCGAGTCCCCTGCACTAATGAGATCTACAGGACCTGCCGAACGATTGCAGGGAGAATTAATTCCCGATCCACAATTCGGGTGAGAGCTAAGAGTAGGAAGACAGCGGCACATCTTATTGCTGTAACAGATCAAATAAGGGTCACAAGGCTCCGGCGTGCCACAAGGGTTGTCCGGTATTATCGTCGAAGAAACTTCACCACTCTGCAAATTG
This genomic stretch from Eucalyptus grandis isolate ANBG69807.140 chromosome 3, ASM1654582v1, whole genome shotgun sequence harbors:
- the LOC104437032 gene encoding putative L-ascorbate peroxidase 6 isoform X1; translation: MASPSPSTTHLSPLTCCSSSSSLSSHPSSRRTKFEFPANSQRSSPSPIASRAGAIASPSSSTPGAASSGDHAPVRGRCFANPVDRDLSELAAGDRVSRRRRKLIAVAGLAATLPFLLQLRGYTEGIVADAAELDNDEYTMIKEEVRKVVSKVKAAGVLRLVFHDAGTFEMGENSGGMNGSIVYELERPENAGLKKPVKILEKAKGEVDAKRPVSWADMIAVAGAEAVSVCGGPTIPVVLGRLDSMKPDPEGRLPEETLDALGLKQCFQRKGLSTQELVALSGAHTLGSKGFGNPVVFDNSYYKVLLEKPWMSSAGMPSMIGLPSDRALVEDNECLRWIEKYANDQNLFFKDFENAYVKLVNSGARWRSL
- the LOC104437030 gene encoding G-type lectin S-receptor-like serine/threonine-protein kinase SD2-5 encodes the protein MGTLHIVGLLWLNAFLLFGICLASIQTVGQISPGFQGSEMNWIDHDGLFLLSNDSNFAFGFVTTSDVTAFWLAIIHVGTKAMVWSANRDSPVVMSDKFVFDATGNAFLQKGGSVVWSTDTGGKGVSAMVLQNSGNLVLLGSNSGVIWQSFSHPTDTLLSNQEFAEGMKLVSQKLKNLSYTLEIKSGNMILSAAYGTPQPYWTMGGDTRKIINTNGGRVASASLDANSWNFYDQNRTLLWQFVFSTNTDSNTTWIAVLGNDGTISFTNLQSGEVSSTIIPDNPCGTPEPCDPYLICYSNKMCRCLPTLSSHPNCGSGINSPCNRSAGPVDLISAGDSISYFAISYISPSLKADLNGCKTSCLANCSCLAMFFQNSTGNCYMFNDVGAFIASGSSSGFTAMIKVSSNGGAGATPGGSGSNKKRVILAVVISITTVLLIFGLVYGGFRWFVLRKQFPESPQVTSEEDNFLENLAGMPIRFSYRDLQTATDNFTRKLGQGGFGSVYQGVLPDGTRLAVKKLEGIGQGKKEFRAEVSIIGSIHHHHLVRLKGFCAEGSHRLLVYEFMANGSLDKWIFKKNKDDLLDWETRFNIALGTAKGLAYLHEDCDVKIIHCDIKPENVLLDDSFQAKVSDFGLAKLMTREQSHVFTTMRGTRGYLAPEWITNYAISEKSDVYSYGMLLLEIIGGRKNYDPSETSEKSHFPSYAFKMMEEGKLKDIVDSNINFEDKDDRVSVAIKAALWCIQEDMYSRPSMTKVVQMLEGLCTVPMPPMTSPLGTRLFSNMFKSISEEGTSSGPSDCNSDTHLSAVRLSGPR
- the LOC104437032 gene encoding putative L-ascorbate peroxidase 6 isoform X2, with the protein product MASPSPSTTHLSPLTCCSSSSSLSSHPSSRRTKFEFPANSQRSSPSPIASRAGAIASPSSSTPGAASSGDHAPVRGRCFANPVDRDLSELAAGDRVSRRRRKLIAVAGLAATLPFLLQLRGYTEGIVADAAELDNDEYTMIKEEVRKVVSKVKAAGVLRLVFHDAGTFEMGENSGGMNGSIVYELERPENAGLKKPVKILEKAKGEVDAKRPVSWADMIAVAGAEAVSVCGGPTIPVVLGRLDSMKPDPEGRLPEETLDALGLKQCFQRKGLSTQELVALSGAHTLGSKGFGNPVVFDNSYYKVLLEKPWMSSAGMPSMIGLPSDRALVEDNECLRWRSL